One Molothrus ater isolate BHLD 08-10-18 breed brown headed cowbird chromosome 4, BPBGC_Mater_1.1, whole genome shotgun sequence genomic window carries:
- the NPY1R gene encoding neuropeptide Y receptor type 1, with protein sequence MNTSVLSPLGNISGHLNFSEMNSQILQFEDEDCHVPLAMVFTLALAYGTVIILGVSGNLALIVIILKQKEMRNVTNILIVNLSFSDLLVTIMCLPFTFVYTLMDHWIFGEAMCKLNPFVQCASITVSVFSLVLIAIERHQLIINPRGWRPNNRHAYMGIAAIWILATASSLPFLIYHVLTDEPFRNVTFDEYKDKYVCLDLFPWDTARLSYTTTLLVIQYFGPLCFIFICYLKIYIRLKKRNNMMDKMRDSKYRSSETKRINIMLISIVVAFAVCWLPLTIFNIVFDWNHEILPVATCSHNLLFLICHLTAMISTCVNPIFYGFLNKNFQRDLQFFFHFCHFHSREEDYETIAMSTMHTDVSKTSLRQASPITFKKINSDDDEKI encoded by the exons ATGAATACCTCGGTTCTCTCCCCACTGGGAAATATTTCCGGTCACCTGAATTTTTCGGAGATGAACTCACAGATCTTGCAGTTTGAGGACGAAGATTGCCACGTGCCTTTGGCCATGGTCTTCACTTTGGCCTTGGCTTATGGGACTGTGATAATTCTGGGGGTCTCTGGGAATCTGGCCTTGAttgtcattattttaaaacaaaaggagaTGCGCAATGTTACCAACATCCTCATTGTCAACCTGTCGTTTTCTGACCTCCTAGTGACCATCATGTGTCTTCCCTTTACCTTTGTGTACACTTTAATGGACCACTGGATTTTTGGGGAGGCCATGTGCAAGCTGAACCCTTTTGTACAATGTGCCTCCATCACTGTCTCGGTCTTTTCTTTAGTCCTCATTGCCATTGAGCGCCATCAGCTGATCATCAATCCCCGCGGCTGGAGGCCCAACAATAGACATGCCTACATGGGGATTGCTGCCATATGGATTTTAGCCACAGCTTCCTCCTTGCCTTTCCTGATCTACCACGTATTGACAGATGAGCCCTTCAGAAATGTAACATTTGATGAATATAAGGACAAATATGTGTGCTTGGACCTGTtcccctgggacactgccaggctTTCTTATACAACAACGCTTTTGGTGATTCAGTACTTTGGACCactttgttttatatttatttgctaCCTGAAG ATATACATACggttaaaaaaaaggaacaacaTGATGGACAAGATGAGAGACAGTAAGTACAGATCCTCTGAAACCAAAAGGATCAACATCATGCTGATATCAATAGTGGTCGCATTTGCAGTTTGCTGGCTGCCTCTCACCATCTTCAATATCGTGTTTGATTGGAATCATGAAATTCTGCCTGTTGCTACCTGCAGCCACAACCTGTTGTTCCTGATTTGCCACCTCACTGCCATGATCTCCACCTGTGTGAATCCCATCTTCTACGGATTTCTCAATAAGAACTTCCAAAGGGACCtgcagtttttttttcatttttgtcacTTCCACTCCCGTGAGGAGGATTATGAGACTATAGCCATGTCCACCATGCACACTGATGTTTCAAAAACCTCTTTAAGGCAGGCAAGCCccatcacatttaaaaaaataaatagtgatgacgatgaaaaaatataa